A part of Leptospira neocaledonica genomic DNA contains:
- a CDS encoding RHS repeat-associated core domain-containing protein gives MASLMFRTGRYYVILILCSATLLLAWNPLRPIYSFFSTFFGLETEIPLPFPEVSINSYGKPGFSLSIQVPPGAGDVIPAISLQYSGAGSGILGKGWSLIGFPQISKNPNLGVHYTSSDGYTSSQFGEMISDSNGGFRFKFESFSKTEFDGSSWKIRDKSGIISEYGKNFPSGANSRLDSDGTPIVFYLDKVRDRFGNGYDILYDSENLQSADVLPKEIVYARGNARILFIYEDRSERFGEKIFSLTKSLSRKKRLEKIEVYAKDSSGSENISEIYEFDYDIVEGETFLSSFHRQNYKPIVFSYSSRSNQADYVKSSGKTFQNSYRASDPSVKTACDSTAALCACTADWGCIVASNYTAPSLCQIGIQNYQDICTNGVEMSFAVPADLDGDGSPEMVRVLGTMDSQRFSVSKLNSWDTENLDPISVSGESKGNPIGVTTEGRIFPGDFNGDGKTDFLVLKSNGAKGIVYYGPDLDSVEYSELIAENLQQTKPFHFLADVNGDGKTDILQAKTSTKIQIYLSTGSGFQKSQLLNITDPGNSFQLFADMDRNGIPDLLRISGTSDPKLILTFYDFKNGNLIELEETEISRTSFGNDGDQFISDLNGDGYPDFAFFSGATSQGTIHYYPFDGRKFRTNGGSAYQTVDVNGAYASKQKQSSSTSNQPYVEIDLTGDGIKDRVTYNYSDLTNPYFTVEVYDTSKSDYLPGFPLYWNQDLAQDLNGDGVPDILRANVSSTEEPDNEDADSLPQAIIVRNFSVNITNITYYEISIDLKNYLPAANPSGSSSDNAYFNWRNRKEFIDLNGDGRADFLRYDSSESKLIVSYSKTGSDGNLFYSADGDESWVTGGYLLPLDINGDGKPELLGLNGDKKPLQYSVASSIPFVNTIGYRQFPYESNLELHLLRFRPEVPAGLLTKIENGSYVSEGNIAIQLEYSLSKNHPTVNGLGLYDPSHPEILPLVIPDFLTVKLSQKVGATVLAENSYKYFFSRFYRDGFRNSGYIGFQKVEEKNTVSNSITETKYDVPFLEAVGIPTSQTKFRNEIKISESYKNFQKSLSSNGGIQVQETNSLENVYRSGQLFQSSTVTKTYDTYGNIASKDTSINGTTASEKVSYLNDWNEGVLGKPIDIQVLKNGEIISHRKIEYSNFQVSAVKEEMSPGVWKTEAIQAYDSYGNPNLVKESNGNLIAVEYDSIVNKFPLKMTNGLGAVTLKTYNFATGLELSSTDENGGISRTEYDSQGRAIKSYLPGESDWSEKIEYENSGDLENQLVRKIFRRSNGETWQEDLSNNITKISKRRSSLVNGYVLVEETRRNLEGQIIRKIDPYLEGSNPFSWTDFTYDSEGNQTKSERNDGTVIESETEGLVSKTRELLNGNLIKETVEEKNALGQVISSTQQGKTTRYSYDAAGRISEIIDPENGTTFIETDFAGRKTKVAHPDSGRIEYEYDPISGKLSKQKYQNGSSIQYSYDSLGRISQVIGNSPGTGAVNYTYEYDDPEKENGIGRLTKVTDSLGTTEFGYDLRGNQNLIIKKLAEEDLEFVIRKKYNLQNQIEETIYPDGSIAKNLYSEAGFLSGITLTPGDGSGSDFPIVQYKGPILEEGEFKIQRQLGNGVRTDIYYDLLNRRPKRFVTVKDAEIYQSVEYNYDQFGNYLSILDKKNPVRSQNFQYDSVNRLVSASGVYGTEEYRYSDSGKLLQKGSLFYSYENPSHKNAVTKVTGQNQSYQYSYDSSGNIISKNREGFRYDPFQKLKEIDTEDQDSIRFDYDFSGTRIRKTKSSDSSKTISLGGLYEVSISPGKSPQHTLYFRGNSGDLVAQWTRTDAVLASYQIDSISSRISGIETAWNTFAWTAKDNSIRGIKYLFLVPGTNLGFLYITILLGLGFGLISLREGIWRSVLKFTSPILIISFSNCSVLMPNGNGNPPWLVPPQFDSNTPNVDSPYEPGGPGSGVGLPVGGFLFLHPDHLGSITMATDGNGNRIAGGDQGGASHISYKPYGEIQRNDSSGPDVFRYKYNGQEEDKETGLYYFKARYYDPVIGRFLQADSVMDISRPMGMDLYMYTEGNPVKYTDPTGNSILSSFLERNGLGFLNFNLSLSTFFQNAFYVSSQRWNDAGWGIAMAINPVAVIGTALGIGAVASVVATAVVFTGIGLAIGAGILALGAVTVAAATAVTLAATVAVVAAAVGLAVGALAVGLAASAAGAALLITLGALAIVSTLVIAAVAVAVGTALLVSALIPILVYTGLGVGLALVGATLSPITLQAYIAGGLSKSSFNNIHWDERNARTAACYAAIGQAGAMVGGFVLTQMPWLAPGVTGVGASAGVQTYIVSAIEYFGYIGIAHSIAVGDWASTGASLLGLSFVPGAGLAYSAGNYMHSSCGGTL, from the coding sequence TTGGCAAGCTTAATGTTTAGGACCGGAAGATATTATGTAATTCTTATACTCTGTAGTGCGACTCTACTCTTGGCCTGGAATCCCTTGCGCCCGATCTATTCTTTCTTTTCCACATTCTTTGGATTAGAGACTGAGATACCTCTTCCATTTCCAGAGGTTAGTATAAACTCTTATGGTAAACCGGGCTTTTCGCTTTCTATCCAGGTTCCTCCGGGAGCTGGAGATGTGATTCCTGCGATCAGCCTCCAATATTCTGGCGCCGGCTCTGGGATTTTAGGAAAGGGGTGGTCTTTGATTGGGTTCCCTCAGATTTCTAAAAATCCAAATTTGGGTGTTCACTACACTTCCTCCGACGGGTATACTTCTTCGCAATTCGGTGAGATGATTTCCGATTCCAACGGTGGCTTTAGATTTAAATTCGAAAGTTTTTCTAAAACAGAGTTCGATGGCTCGTCATGGAAAATTCGAGATAAAAGCGGGATCATCAGTGAATATGGCAAAAACTTTCCTAGCGGAGCCAATTCTAGATTGGATTCAGATGGAACGCCTATCGTTTTCTATTTGGATAAGGTCAGAGATCGGTTTGGGAACGGTTACGATATACTATACGATTCTGAAAATTTGCAATCTGCAGATGTTTTGCCTAAAGAGATCGTATATGCCAGAGGAAATGCTCGGATACTTTTTATCTACGAAGATCGTTCCGAAAGATTCGGAGAGAAAATTTTCTCACTGACTAAATCTCTTTCTCGGAAGAAAAGATTAGAAAAAATCGAAGTATATGCAAAGGATTCGTCAGGTTCGGAGAACATAAGTGAAATTTACGAGTTCGATTATGATATCGTAGAAGGGGAGACATTTCTTTCTTCTTTTCATCGCCAAAATTATAAACCGATCGTATTTTCTTATTCCAGCAGATCGAATCAGGCTGATTACGTAAAATCCTCCGGAAAAACATTCCAAAATTCTTATAGAGCCTCCGATCCGAGCGTAAAAACGGCTTGTGATTCCACTGCTGCACTTTGTGCCTGTACTGCAGATTGGGGTTGTATTGTGGCTAGTAACTATACTGCACCTTCTCTTTGCCAAATCGGAATACAGAATTATCAGGATATTTGTACCAACGGTGTGGAAATGTCTTTTGCAGTCCCTGCGGATCTAGATGGGGATGGAAGTCCGGAAATGGTTCGCGTTTTGGGGACTATGGACAGCCAAAGATTTTCAGTTTCTAAACTGAATTCTTGGGATACGGAAAACTTAGATCCTATTTCAGTGAGTGGAGAATCCAAAGGAAATCCAATCGGAGTCACCACAGAAGGAAGAATATTTCCAGGTGATTTTAATGGAGATGGAAAGACCGATTTTCTGGTCCTAAAGTCGAACGGTGCCAAAGGGATTGTATATTATGGTCCAGATCTGGACTCTGTAGAATATTCTGAACTGATTGCAGAAAACTTACAACAAACTAAACCGTTTCATTTTTTAGCGGATGTAAATGGCGACGGTAAGACCGATATTTTACAGGCTAAAACCTCCACCAAAATCCAAATCTATCTTTCTACAGGTTCAGGTTTCCAAAAATCACAATTATTGAATATTACGGATCCTGGAAATTCTTTTCAGTTATTTGCAGACATGGATAGAAATGGGATCCCTGATTTACTTAGGATCAGCGGAACTTCCGATCCAAAGTTGATCTTAACATTTTACGATTTTAAGAATGGGAACCTGATCGAATTAGAAGAAACTGAAATTTCTAGAACTTCGTTCGGTAACGATGGCGACCAATTCATTTCGGATCTGAATGGAGATGGATATCCGGATTTTGCATTTTTTTCCGGAGCTACAAGCCAAGGGACCATTCACTATTATCCGTTCGATGGAAGAAAGTTTAGAACGAACGGAGGTAGTGCTTACCAAACGGTAGACGTGAATGGTGCGTATGCGTCTAAACAAAAACAGAGTTCTTCTACTTCTAACCAACCGTATGTGGAAATTGATCTTACGGGAGATGGGATCAAAGATCGAGTTACTTATAATTATTCCGATCTTACAAATCCGTATTTTACGGTAGAGGTTTACGATACTTCTAAGTCCGATTATCTTCCCGGTTTTCCTTTGTATTGGAATCAAGATTTGGCCCAAGATTTAAACGGAGACGGGGTTCCGGATATTCTCCGAGCAAACGTTAGTAGTACTGAAGAGCCTGATAACGAAGATGCAGATTCTTTGCCCCAAGCTATAATTGTTCGGAATTTTTCGGTTAATATTACCAATATCACATATTATGAAATTTCTATAGATTTAAAAAATTATCTTCCTGCTGCAAATCCGTCCGGAAGTTCTTCGGATAATGCTTATTTCAATTGGAGAAATAGAAAAGAGTTCATCGATCTAAATGGAGATGGGAGAGCAGACTTTCTAAGGTATGATTCTTCCGAATCCAAATTGATCGTTTCTTATTCCAAAACTGGCTCGGATGGGAATCTGTTTTATTCTGCAGATGGAGACGAGTCTTGGGTGACGGGAGGTTACCTTCTTCCCTTGGATATTAACGGAGATGGTAAACCTGAACTTTTAGGACTGAATGGAGATAAAAAACCTCTTCAGTATTCTGTGGCTTCTAGCATTCCATTTGTGAATACAATAGGTTATCGCCAGTTCCCTTATGAATCCAATTTAGAATTACATCTTTTGAGATTTCGTCCCGAGGTTCCTGCTGGACTTTTGACTAAAATAGAAAATGGCTCTTATGTTTCCGAAGGGAATATTGCTATTCAACTGGAATACTCCCTTTCTAAAAATCATCCAACAGTAAACGGACTGGGGTTATATGATCCGAGTCATCCTGAAATTCTTCCCTTAGTAATTCCTGATTTTCTCACCGTTAAACTTTCTCAAAAGGTTGGGGCTACGGTCTTAGCAGAAAATTCATACAAGTATTTTTTCTCCAGATTTTATAGAGATGGGTTTAGAAATTCAGGATATATAGGGTTTCAGAAGGTTGAAGAGAAGAATACGGTTTCGAACTCCATTACGGAAACAAAATACGATGTTCCATTTTTAGAAGCCGTTGGAATTCCTACAAGTCAGACAAAATTTAGGAATGAGATTAAAATTTCTGAATCTTATAAAAACTTCCAAAAATCTTTATCCTCTAACGGAGGGATACAGGTTCAGGAAACAAATAGTCTGGAGAATGTGTATCGTTCGGGTCAGTTATTCCAATCTTCTACAGTAACGAAAACTTATGATACTTACGGCAATATCGCAAGTAAGGATACTAGCATTAATGGGACCACTGCCAGCGAAAAAGTTTCTTATCTGAATGATTGGAACGAAGGTGTTTTAGGGAAACCGATTGATATCCAAGTTCTAAAGAATGGAGAGATTATCTCTCACAGAAAAATAGAATATTCTAATTTTCAAGTCTCTGCAGTAAAAGAGGAGATGAGTCCAGGCGTTTGGAAGACTGAGGCCATCCAAGCTTACGACTCTTATGGAAATCCAAATCTAGTAAAAGAGTCTAACGGCAATTTGATCGCCGTGGAATACGATTCTATCGTGAATAAATTCCCTCTCAAAATGACCAATGGATTGGGGGCGGTTACTTTAAAAACCTATAATTTTGCAACTGGTTTGGAATTATCCAGCACAGACGAAAACGGGGGAATTTCCAGAACGGAATACGATTCTCAAGGGAGAGCGATAAAAAGTTATCTGCCCGGGGAGAGTGATTGGTCCGAAAAAATTGAATATGAAAACTCCGGAGATCTAGAGAATCAGCTTGTCCGAAAAATCTTTCGCCGAAGTAATGGTGAGACTTGGCAGGAAGATTTGAGTAATAATATTACCAAGATCTCGAAAAGAAGAAGTAGCCTCGTAAACGGTTATGTTCTGGTTGAGGAGACTCGCAGGAACCTGGAGGGGCAAATCATCAGGAAGATTGATCCGTATCTGGAAGGGTCGAATCCTTTCTCCTGGACTGATTTTACTTATGACTCCGAAGGGAATCAGACAAAAAGCGAAAGAAATGATGGAACCGTAATTGAATCTGAAACTGAGGGTTTGGTCTCCAAAACCAGGGAACTTCTTAATGGAAATCTAATTAAAGAAACCGTTGAGGAGAAGAATGCCCTGGGCCAGGTGATTTCTTCCACCCAGCAAGGGAAGACAACGCGGTATTCTTATGACGCTGCAGGAAGAATTTCGGAAATTATAGATCCGGAAAACGGGACTACGTTCATCGAGACTGACTTTGCGGGACGAAAGACCAAGGTTGCACATCCGGATTCAGGTAGGATAGAATATGAATACGATCCTATCTCTGGAAAATTATCCAAACAAAAATACCAAAACGGTTCCAGCATCCAATATTCCTACGATAGCTTGGGCAGAATTTCTCAAGTCATAGGAAATTCTCCGGGAACTGGGGCAGTAAATTACACATACGAATATGATGATCCTGAAAAAGAAAATGGGATCGGAAGATTAACCAAGGTTACGGATTCACTTGGGACGACCGAATTCGGATACGATCTAAGAGGGAACCAGAACTTAATCATTAAAAAACTCGCAGAAGAAGACTTAGAATTTGTAATTCGCAAAAAATACAATCTTCAAAATCAAATAGAGGAGACTATCTATCCGGATGGAAGTATCGCAAAAAACTTATATTCCGAAGCGGGCTTTCTTTCCGGGATAACTTTAACTCCGGGAGATGGAAGCGGCTCTGATTTCCCTATCGTTCAATATAAAGGACCGATCCTAGAGGAAGGAGAATTTAAGATCCAAAGACAGCTGGGAAATGGCGTACGAACCGATATATATTATGATTTATTAAATCGTAGGCCTAAAAGATTTGTCACTGTTAAAGACGCCGAAATTTACCAAAGTGTAGAATACAATTACGATCAGTTCGGAAATTATCTTTCTATATTGGATAAAAAGAACCCAGTAAGATCTCAAAACTTTCAATACGATTCGGTCAATAGATTAGTATCAGCTTCCGGAGTTTATGGAACGGAAGAATATAGATATTCCGACTCTGGAAAATTGCTCCAAAAAGGGAGCTTATTCTACTCCTATGAAAACCCTTCGCATAAGAATGCAGTGACCAAGGTAACGGGGCAAAATCAATCTTACCAATATTCTTATGATAGTTCCGGAAATATCATTTCTAAGAATCGAGAAGGTTTTCGTTACGATCCATTTCAAAAATTAAAGGAAATCGACACCGAAGACCAAGATAGTATTCGATTTGATTATGATTTTTCAGGAACAAGAATACGAAAAACAAAATCCAGTGATTCCAGTAAGACAATCAGCCTGGGTGGATTATACGAAGTTTCCATTTCTCCAGGAAAATCTCCGCAGCATACATTATACTTCCGAGGAAATTCGGGAGATTTGGTCGCTCAATGGACCAGAACGGATGCAGTACTTGCAAGTTATCAGATCGATAGCATTTCTTCTCGAATATCCGGAATAGAAACTGCTTGGAACACTTTCGCTTGGACAGCAAAAGATAATTCGATCCGTGGGATTAAATATTTATTCTTAGTGCCTGGAACTAATTTAGGATTTTTATATATAACAATCTTACTAGGTTTAGGATTCGGACTCATTTCCCTTAGAGAAGGAATTTGGAGATCTGTCTTAAAATTTACTTCTCCAATACTGATTATTTCTTTTTCCAACTGTTCCGTTTTGATGCCGAACGGTAATGGAAATCCACCTTGGTTGGTTCCCCCTCAATTCGATTCAAATACTCCGAATGTGGATAGTCCTTACGAACCTGGAGGGCCAGGTTCCGGTGTTGGACTTCCGGTAGGGGGGTTTTTATTTCTTCATCCGGATCATTTGGGTTCCATCACTATGGCCACAGATGGTAATGGAAATAGGATTGCAGGTGGTGACCAAGGTGGAGCATCACATATTTCTTATAAACCGTATGGGGAAATCCAAAGAAACGATTCCTCTGGGCCTGATGTGTTCCGCTATAAATACAACGGACAAGAAGAAGATAAGGAAACAGGTCTCTATTATTTCAAAGCTAGATATTATGATCCGGTCATCGGAAGATTTTTGCAGGCAGACTCGGTCATGGATATCTCTCGGCCGATGGGAATGGATCTGTACATGTATACGGAAGGAAATCCGGTCAAATATACTGACCCGACCGGAAACAGCATTTTGAGTAGTTTCCTAGAAAGGAACGGGCTCGGATTTTTGAACTTTAATCTTTCGTTAAGTACCTTCTTTCAGAATGCATTTTATGTGAGTTCTCAAAGATGGAATGATGCCGGATGGGGAATTGCTATGGCAATTAATCCTGTTGCCGTGATCGGAACCGCCTTAGGAATAGGAGCAGTTGCTTCCGTGGTGGCAACTGCGGTAGTTTTCACAGGGATAGGACTTGCGATCGGAGCAGGGATACTCGCACTCGGAGCGGTGACCGTAGCTGCTGCAACTGCAGTTACATTGGCCGCTACAGTCGCGGTTGTAGCGGCGGCTGTCGGCCTTGCGGTCGGTGCTCTCGCTGTTGGATTGGCAGCATCTGCGGCCGGAGCCGCACTTCTTATTACTTTGGGTGCATTAGCAATTGTATCAACGTTAGTAATTGCGGCCGTTGCTGTGGCAGTTGGAACCGCTCTACTTGTAAGTGCCCTCATACCGATTCTCGTTTATACCGGGTTAGGAGTTGGATTAGCACTTGTAGGCGCTACGTTATCTCCCATTACTCTTCAGGCTTATATAGCGGGTGGGCTTTCCAAATCAAGTTTCAATAATATACATTGGGATGAGAGGAATGCGAGGACAGCAGCTTGTTATGCTGCAATAGGTCAAGCTGGCGCTATGGTAGGAGGATTTGTGTTAACACAGATGCCTTGGTTGGCCCCAGGAGTGACTGGGGTAGGTGCGTCAGCAGGAGTTCAAACTTATATCGTATCGGCGATAGAATATTTTGGCTATATTGGGATTGCTCATAGTATTGCAGTCGGCGATTGGGCTAGCACGGGAGCGAGTTTACTAGGTTTAAGTTTCGTTCCGGGAGCTGGACTTGCTTATAGTGCTGGAAATTATATGCATTCATCTTGCGGGGGAACATTATAG
- a CDS encoding LA_3334 family protein: MSKKLTLVLCGIFFLPSYLFAFEILFKNGDAFIAEEVSEEPEYILLAWKEKKYKIPRSELQRIDPRKKGPDSSYRYSEFKLTDGTQLKGILVEKKENKLILKTELGFAELDKSKILSQNFDELPSEPPIIPEQYLLETSKLKEWRIGFFGSGYYSWGTWGQAFPITYGGGAFVERDASSKFWFYGVTSEISAGKGKNGNLNVWSQSVYLGKYYGNSSPYWLLGTGFSNLTRSGDEEKISTINPDLIFEFGWNWQTESRSSIRIGIRSQCSIEEGSSFCRSGFRFSWGFAI, encoded by the coding sequence ATGTCTAAAAAATTAACTCTTGTCCTTTGCGGAATTTTCTTCCTGCCTTCTTATCTTTTTGCTTTCGAAATTTTGTTCAAGAATGGGGATGCATTCATTGCGGAGGAAGTTTCGGAGGAACCAGAATACATTCTTCTTGCCTGGAAGGAGAAAAAATACAAGATCCCGAGATCGGAACTCCAACGAATCGATCCCAGGAAGAAGGGACCGGATTCTTCCTATCGTTATTCTGAATTCAAACTAACTGATGGAACTCAACTAAAAGGTATCTTGGTAGAAAAAAAAGAAAACAAACTCATCCTGAAAACGGAACTGGGCTTTGCCGAGCTGGATAAAAGTAAAATTCTCTCTCAGAATTTCGATGAATTACCTTCGGAACCGCCTATCATCCCAGAACAATATTTATTAGAAACTTCTAAACTAAAAGAATGGAGAATAGGATTTTTCGGCTCCGGCTATTATTCCTGGGGTACATGGGGACAGGCATTCCCTATCACATACGGTGGAGGTGCCTTTGTAGAAAGAGATGCAAGCTCCAAATTTTGGTTCTATGGGGTTACTTCGGAAATATCTGCTGGGAAAGGAAAAAACGGAAATCTAAACGTATGGAGTCAGTCCGTTTATCTTGGAAAATATTATGGGAATTCCTCTCCGTATTGGTTGCTGGGAACCGGGTTCAGCAATTTAACTCGTTCCGGAGATGAAGAGAAAATTTCAACGATCAATCCGGACCTTATCTTTGAATTCGGCTGGAATTGGCAGACGGAATCCAGATCTTCTATACGGATAGGAATTCGTTCTCAATGTAGTATAGAAGAAGGTTCCAGCTTTTGCAGATCCGGCTTCCGGTTCTCATGGGGATTTGCCATATGA
- a CDS encoding TIGR04452 family lipoprotein, producing the protein MKQIYITLLIALSITNCVAIDTLGLTDTYKGDEAKKKLLDAAKIGDYLTANSYFTDQGYTGSQLSSLVATQVLTASFIDEAVFNLDESKYYKKKDVDNCAQVIQFSGVALDYDSFTVYLTNRTCRLIPNDPLLDKNIGKSSNSGH; encoded by the coding sequence ATGAAACAGATCTACATTACGTTATTGATTGCACTTTCTATTACGAATTGTGTTGCGATCGATACATTAGGGTTAACTGATACTTACAAAGGAGACGAGGCCAAGAAAAAATTATTAGATGCGGCAAAAATAGGAGATTATTTAACTGCGAATTCTTACTTTACTGATCAAGGTTATACAGGATCTCAATTGAGTTCTTTAGTAGCTACGCAGGTTTTAACTGCATCCTTTATTGATGAGGCGGTTTTTAATCTAGATGAATCCAAATATTATAAAAAGAAGGATGTAGATAATTGTGCACAAGTGATCCAGTTCTCAGGAGTCGCTTTGGATTACGATTCTTTTACAGTATATTTAACCAATAGAACTTGTCGTTTGATTCCGAATGATCCTCTTCTTGATAAGAATATAGGTAAGAGTTCTAATAGCGGTCACTGA
- a CDS encoding tetratricopeptide repeat protein, with protein sequence MRTVLWRPSIFRIFVLCILFIVPLFLYSEEDLTENKWIQEGNILLESKQFEEAESLANSILGSDPSNSKAEFLLTQAWIGMGKEERKKGNFQKAKEYLEKAYKKWPLNESIRTELTELENSPILHKKSPIQYKGSFFDSNVSNKSMENLILSVDLLRLEIEKLKTELETERKEHTKENRWTWIYLFLGIQITILFLVLQKIRKL encoded by the coding sequence ATGAGAACCGTGTTGTGGAGACCTTCAATTTTTAGAATATTCGTTCTTTGTATTCTATTCATCGTTCCTTTGTTCTTATATTCAGAAGAGGATCTAACGGAAAACAAATGGATCCAGGAAGGAAACATATTATTAGAATCTAAACAATTCGAAGAAGCTGAATCTTTAGCGAATTCTATTTTGGGATCGGATCCTTCCAACTCAAAGGCCGAATTTTTGCTAACTCAGGCCTGGATCGGAATGGGCAAAGAAGAAAGAAAAAAAGGAAATTTCCAAAAGGCAAAAGAATATTTAGAAAAAGCTTATAAAAAATGGCCTTTGAATGAAAGTATTCGAACGGAACTTACAGAATTGGAAAATTCTCCAATCCTACATAAAAAATCACCAATACAATATAAAGGTTCTTTTTTCGATTCAAATGTTTCCAATAAAAGTATGGAAAACTTAATCCTTAGTGTCGACCTTCTCCGCTTAGAAATTGAAAAACTAAAAACCGAATTGGAAACAGAAAGGAAAGAACACACCAAAGAGAACCGCTGGACCTGGATCTATCTATTTTTAGGCATACAAATCACAATTTTATTCTTGGTACTTCAGAAAATTAGAAAATTATAA
- a CDS encoding ankyrin repeat domain-containing protein: protein MILRCFSEAYSLSSDMFQMIAAGHKAQVIYSLRENPDLASKQNPEGITPVLFALYYGKEEIVNSYLTLGIPLNLFEAAALGDEERVKELVNSNSSLVHSYSPDGWTPLHLASHFGRLSIIQYLLEKGADIQAKSKSKLSIGNTALHSAVASWRADAVALLLEYGADPNFTQDGGFSPLHIAASRQGNEQIVSLLLKKGANPDLKTEDGKTAREIAAERGVAFSA, encoded by the coding sequence ATGATCCTTCGTTGTTTTTCGGAGGCATATTCCTTGAGTTCCGATATGTTCCAAATGATCGCCGCCGGTCATAAAGCCCAAGTTATCTATTCTCTGAGAGAAAATCCGGACCTAGCCTCCAAACAAAATCCGGAAGGGATCACTCCTGTACTATTTGCCCTCTATTACGGAAAAGAAGAGATCGTAAATTCTTACCTTACCTTAGGAATTCCACTCAATCTATTCGAAGCGGCGGCTTTAGGAGACGAAGAACGTGTCAAAGAACTTGTAAATTCCAATTCGAGTCTCGTTCATTCTTATAGTCCGGACGGCTGGACACCTTTACATTTGGCATCTCATTTCGGTAGGCTTTCTATCATTCAGTATTTATTGGAGAAGGGTGCGGACATCCAAGCTAAATCCAAAAGTAAATTATCGATCGGCAATACTGCATTACATTCTGCGGTCGCTTCATGGAGAGCAGATGCTGTTGCATTACTTTTAGAATATGGTGCTGATCCTAATTTTACGCAAGATGGGGGATTTTCTCCACTTCATATCGCCGCTTCCAGACAAGGAAACGAGCAGATCGTTTCATTACTTTTGAAGAAGGGAGCAAATCCCGATCTCAAAACCGAAGACGGGAAAACCGCCAGAGAGATTGCAGCGGAGAGAGGAGTCGCTTTTAGCGCATAG
- a CDS encoding Kelch repeat-containing protein: MKRMYSIFIILFLYLPFCFCTGSGLSEILGEESARAEFAFVAKLGPNSAILSWNCSKISKGTMFTSDGIIPSALPSKTHFSEWKHLIPNTSYKVILTCGSQKIEEGSIVEFTTWVSNDPPKTRGIWILGGIGNDGLPTKEVDLFDPVTDIWYSSITIVPSPRIFASIVHHKNKIYVIGGMENISGTYISSSKVEVYDPYADLWETKVSLPSGSIGAVAGSIGDEIYILSGSNSTDMTNGPVFNTILKFYPELGVNGQWVSFSSASTIFNRVDMSGCAINGVIFYTGGRTYNTGSANSSTDGFAASANTTTSFSEPSLGESKHGAGGVCILPSSQDPFPADGVYFAVIGGSTGSGNVFQPATFIIPTNRTEFYQLGSSSFSLGPSLPVSLYFPAVQLSYETRKIFSFGGASSINIPEDTVYSLDSGNPLGSAWTTHTLPMPRRRYAHKAIRIDR; this comes from the coding sequence ATGAAAAGAATGTATTCCATTTTTATAATTCTTTTTCTATACCTTCCTTTTTGTTTTTGCACAGGCTCCGGCTTGTCTGAAATTTTAGGAGAAGAATCCGCAAGAGCAGAATTTGCATTTGTAGCAAAATTAGGTCCGAATTCCGCAATACTTTCATGGAATTGTTCGAAAATTTCTAAAGGAACCATGTTCACAAGCGATGGTATAATCCCGAGTGCCCTTCCCTCTAAAACTCATTTTTCAGAATGGAAACATCTGATTCCCAATACTTCATATAAAGTGATTTTAACCTGTGGCTCTCAAAAGATAGAAGAAGGTAGTATTGTAGAATTTACAACGTGGGTCTCGAACGATCCGCCTAAGACAAGAGGAATTTGGATCTTAGGTGGTATCGGCAATGACGGACTTCCGACGAAAGAAGTGGATCTATTCGATCCCGTCACGGATATATGGTATTCTTCCATTACTATTGTTCCGAGTCCTAGGATCTTCGCATCCATAGTACATCATAAAAACAAAATATATGTGATCGGCGGTATGGAGAATATTTCCGGAACTTATATTTCCTCCTCTAAGGTAGAAGTATATGATCCCTATGCGGATCTATGGGAGACAAAGGTTTCTTTGCCTTCCGGTTCTATTGGTGCAGTAGCAGGTTCTATAGGAGACGAGATCTATATTTTATCCGGTTCTAATTCGACGGATATGACAAACGGCCCCGTATTTAATACAATTCTAAAGTTCTATCCGGAACTTGGGGTAAACGGACAATGGGTCTCTTTTTCATCTGCCTCTACGATATTCAATAGAGTGGATATGTCCGGTTGCGCGATCAATGGAGTTATTTTTTATACGGGTGGCAGGACTTATAATACAGGAAGTGCAAACTCTAGCACGGATGGTTTTGCTGCTTCTGCCAATACTACTACTTCTTTTAGCGAGCCTAGCTTAGGAGAATCCAAACATGGTGCTGGAGGAGTTTGTATTTTACCTTCTTCCCAAGATCCTTTTCCTGCGGATGGTGTATATTTTGCCGTGATAGGAGGTTCGACCGGTTCAGGAAATGTATTTCAACCTGCGACTTTCATTATTCCTACAAATCGAACTGAGTTTTACCAATTGGGCTCATCTTCCTTTTCTTTAGGTCCAAGTCTTCCTGTCTCTCTTTATTTTCCTGCAGTTCAGCTTTCTTACGAAACTCGTAAAATTTTTTCCTTCGGCGGGGCTTCTTCTATTAATATTCCGGAAGATACTGTGTATTCCTTGGATTCGGGAAATCCATTGGGTTCTGCATGGACAACCCATACATTACCTATGCCAAGAAGAAGATACGCGCATAAAGCCATTCGGATCGATAGATGA